TTATTTCGAGAGCTGTAGAAATGGCTGCGGCGGCAAAAGATGAAAAGTATGAAAACCTCGTGTCGAAAAGTACCGTTGAGATAGAACGCCAGTTGGTTGAACAGGGTATATCGCCCAAAGATGCCCGCGTCATGTCTACCCGCCGCGTATTCGGAGGGATCAACGGTATGTATGGTACAGGTATTCAGGAAATGATTACCAGCAGCGATAAATGGGAATCGGAAAAAGAAATTGCCGATGCCTATATCAATAATATGGGGGCGGATTATGGAAGCGATAAGAATTGGGGCGAATTCCAGGCAGGACTTCTCCGTACTGTTCTCAGTAATACGGATGTGATTGTCCAACCACGTCAGAATAATACCTGGGGTGCATTAAGCCTCGACCATGTGTACGAATTTATGGGCGGGATGAATCTTGCTATCCGCAATGTGACCGGTAAAGACCCTGACGCCTATTTTGCCGATTACCGTAACCGTAATAATGCCAAAATGCAGGATCTGAAAGAGGCCATCGGTGTTGAATCGCGTGCCACCATACTCAATCCCGAATATATCAAGGAGGTAATGAAAGGTGGCGCGTCGAGCGCTACACAGATTACCGAAGTGGTGACCAATACCTTCGGATGGAACGTTACTAAACCTAATGTCATCGATAATGAATTATGGGATGAACTCTACGATGTATATGTAAAAGATAAATTCGATCTGGGTACGGAAGCGTTTTTCAGGGAAAAAAGCCCGGCTGTATTGCAGGAAGTAACTGCCATTATGATGGAAACCGCACGGAAAGGTATGTGGAAAGCCACGCCCGAACAGCTTGCTGATATTGCTAAACTGCATACCGATCTGGTAAAAGAGTTCGGTTCGACCGGCTCGGGTTTTGCCGGAGGAAATACCAAATTGCAGGATTATATTGCTCAGACTGTAGATCCTTCCGATGCCCAGGTTTACAACAGGCAGATCCGCGCGATGAAAACCCCCGGAGCCGACGCGAGCGTAACCCCGGCAGGAACAGTCCTCAAAAAACAGGAGGTTGGGCAAATTGAGAACGGTGAAAAGAATTCACTCAACGGAATCATTGTTGCCACGGTAGTACTTCTGGTATTTGTCATTCTTTTATTAATTTTGCGGAGGAAAAGGAGGAGCTAATTGTTAGAATAAAGAACCAAGATCCAAGAATCAAGATACATCCAGTAGATTAATACAGTCTTGGTTCTTGGCTCTTGAATCTTGTATCTCAAAAGAAGATGGAAATCATCATCCAGATATTGATCCTGTTCATCATTATCAACACTATCCTGAAGCTTAGTTTCTGGAAATGGTGGCAGACGGTAATCTTCGGGGCTATTTGTGCGATTTTTGTGATTTGGGCACAACAATATGCTATTGTCCAGTCCAAAACGCAGTTGCACGATTATCTCTCGAACCGTCAGGCATTGCAGGATATGGCTGTGCTCATCACGGTAGAGTCGGCCATCTGTTTTGCTTTTTGTTTTGCCGCGTTGATGACCATGTTCGGCAAGAAGAAAAAGCATTGGGTACGGTTATTATACTGGTATCCCAGCCTTTTGTTGTTCCCTGTACTGTTTTATATGCTGACACAAGCTATATTCAGCCTCTCAGGAACCAATTTCAACACCATTGCATACACCATTGCCGGAATTACCTTTGTTGTCATTCCCGCCGCTTCCTGCGGTATGAAACTTTTTATACCGGAAAAGGAATTGCGGCTGGAGGTACATTTTCTCGTAAGCCTGTTTGTAGCCATATTGGGATTATTGACAACCGTAAATGGGAATGTCACCTACACAGCGGCAAAAGAGCCGCTAAATATCCGGGCGATACTCTATTCTATTGGCCTGTTTGTGGTATTATTCGCAATAGGATATATCTGGAACAAATATAAGTGGAAGTTTAAAAAATTCAAATAATGGAAGTTATTTCAAAAACGTTATTCTGGGTAGCCAATAGTCTATTGATACCCGATATTATTATTTTGTTGTTCCTTTTTGGGCGCTCATTGCTGCTCATCGGCAGTTTTTACGACCAGTTCATGACCAAACGGAAAAATGACAAGGCGATAGGGAATAGAATCAAGGAGTTGTCGAATTTCAGTATGGATGAATTAAAAGCTGTTATTCCCAAAAACGACAATTCGCTTTTCATTAAGTATCTGCGTGACTTGCTGACCACTCCTCCGAGCGAGGCATACTCCGATTTCTTGATTTCGAATTTCGAGAACGAGGCTGATAAAGACCTGGCTCTCTCGAAGATGCTTGCCAAAATGGGACCAGTACTCGGACTGATCGGGACGCTTATCGCCATGAGCCCGGCGTTGGTGGGACTTTCCACCGGAGATATTTCGGGTATGGCGTATAATATGCAAGTGGTTTTTGCTACTACGGTCGTCGGACTTGTGGTATCCGCAATCGGACTGGTTACATTACAAACCAAACAACGTTGGTATGCAAAAGATGTGAATAACCTCGATTACGTTTCCCGCATTTTAACCGAAAAAAATAATTGATATCATGAGCAGAAAAAGAAGGATCAGCAAATTTTCAGGCGAAGAGGATACCGATCCGCTAAGCGTTATCGTGAACCTGTTCGACGTAGCGATGGTATTTGCTGTGGCGTTGATGGTTGCCATGGTGATGCATATGAATATGACTGAAATCTTTACGCAGGAAGATTATACAATCGTAAAGAATCCCGGCAAAGATAACATGGAGATCATCACTAAAGAAGGAAATAAAATCAATAAATATACTCCCTCAGACGATCAGTCATCAGGCTCTAAAGGTCGTAGGGTAGGGGTGGCTTATGAACTCGAGAACGGTGAAATAATTTATGTGCCTGAATAGAACGTCTTTATTTATTTAGCTTAACAAAAACGCTTACTCAATCAATCTCTGTTGTTACTATAATAGGGTTATTTGCCTATGTTCTACCTGCAAATTCTATCATTTGTGGGTATATATGGTTATTTTCTACCGGAAAAATACTCATTTCTTGCAATTGATGCCTTATGTTATTGCCTATATCTTTGTCCTAAAATTTTAGGTAATTCCATTAATATAAAAAATGAATCAATTAAAGAGTCTTTATGTAAGGCTGACCGGGATAATCGTTTTCATTTTCTTTTTTCATTCTTTATTTGCACAACAAGACCGCCAGGCCGTTATTCGGGGAAGCGTAAAGGATAGTAAAGGTGATCCGGTAGAGTTTGCTACCGTCTACATAAAAGAAACCCAGCAGGGTACACAATCGGACATTAAGGGAGATTTCCTTTTGCAGGTTGCGCCGGGGAGTTACACGTTTTGTGTGCAAATGATGGGGTACGAAACACATGAACAACCCATCACCGTGCAACCGGGCGGGAGAATGACGATTTCGGTAGAGTTGGCTGAGAAGAGATATGCACTCCAGGAGGTGGTGATAGAAGCCAAATCTTCCGTACAACGCATTAATGAGTCGGCATACAATGCCGTAGCGCTGGATGCCACGGTACAACATAATTTAACGACTAATCTGTCGGGCATGCTCAATAAGGTGTCTGGTGTCAGGATCCGCGAAACCGGTGGGGTAGGATCTGAAATGCAGGTTATGATGGACGGCTTCAGTGGGAAACATGTGAAAGTCTTTATCGACGGCGTTCCTCAGGAAGGTGTGGGAGCATCGTTCGGATTGAATAATATCCCTGTAAACTATGCCGAGCGTATAGAGGTATACAAGGGGGTAGTACCCGTAGAGTTTGGAACCGATGCCATTGGCGGCGTAATCAATATTGTGACCAGGAAAGGTTTTAATAGGAAATGGCATCTCGATGCCTCCTATTCGTATGGTTCGTTCAATACCCATAAGTCTTACTTCAATTTCGGACAAACATTTGATAACGGACTGACTTATGAGGTAAATGCGTTTCAAAACTATTCCGATAATAATTACTATGTGGATACGCCGGTAAAAGAGTTTTTGCCAGACGGAGGTAGTAGTACCGACAGGTCAAAGATTGAGCATGTAAAACGGTTCCATGATACTTTTCATAATGAAGCGATATCAGGAAAAGTCGGTCTGGTAGATAAACCGTGGGCAGACCGGTTGATATTTGGGGTCACTTATTCACAGGTATATAAAGAGTTGCAGACAGGCGTACGCCAGGAGATCGTTTTTGGTGGCAAATACCGCAAGGGCCATTCTGTGATGCCGTCGCTCGAATACCGCAAACGGAATATGTTTGTGGATGGGTTGGATGTGACGCTAACGGCCAACTACAATAAAAACAATACGCATAATGTAGATACCTCCTCTTATGAATTTAACTGGCGGGGAGAAAAACGTCTGCGGACCGGTACGCCCGGGGAGCAGTCATACATGCATCTACGATCAGACAATAATAACTGGAATGGAACGGTTTCTGCCCGTTACCGGTTAAAGGATATCCATTCGTTTACATTCAACCATATTATCAACTCCTTCAGGCGTTCCAACAGGTCGCTTCTGACACCCGGATCCGGCCCTGACCCGATACCCAAAGAAACGCAGAAGAATGTCAGCGGTCTCTCTTACCAGCTTATGCCCAACGATAGATGGAATGCATCGCTCTTCGGTAAATATTACTATCAGTATGTGGCAGGCCCGATAGCTACCTCCTCTTCACTTGATGAAATTGTACGGGCCACTAAAACCATCAGCACTACCGGTTATGGTGCGGCCGGGACCTATTTTATCATGGATAATTTACAGGCCAAGATATCTTATGAGAAGGTGTACCGCCTGCCTACCAATAATGAAATGTTTGGCGATGAAGACCTGGAAACCGGAGATATAGCGATCAAGCCCGAGAACAGCCATAATATCAACTTCAATGTGAGTCTTGATGAGTCATTTGATAAACATGCCATTTACCTGGAGGGGGGATTGATTTACCGTGATATAAAGGATTATATCCAGCGTAATATCACGGGACTGGGCGGTGGACGCTATGGTGCTGCCTATGTCAACCACGGTAAAGTGCTTACGAAAGGGTATACCCTTACTGCGCGCTACAATTTTTCAAATCTGTTGAGCGTGGGAGGAAACTTCACCGAAATCAATACACGCGATAATGTAGCGACAACCATTACCGGCTCACCCAGTAATACTTATAAAGCCCGTATGCCCAATGTCCCTTATCTTTTTGCTAATGCGGATATTACTTTTTACCGTCACGACCTGGGTGCGAAAGGGAATGTGCTGACGGTTTCTTACGATAATTTCTATGTAAAGAGTTTTCCCCTCTATTCGGAGGCACTGGGCAGTAGCGAGAGTAAATCAGTTGTACCTACTCAGTTCTCCCATAATGTGAGTGTCTCCTACTCTCTGAAAGAGGGGCGTTACAATATCTCATTCGAGTGTCAGAATCTTACTGATGAAAAGTTGTATGATAACTTTAGCTTGCAAAAGGCGGGCAGGGCATTCTACGGTAAACTGAGGGTTTCTCTGTAAAATAAAATTGTAATGGATCGATTGGATCGGTTCCTATGTATACAAACTTCAAATTACTTAAATAATTAAATATTATCAATTAAAACTAAAATAATATGAAACGAGCATCTGAACTATTTGCACAAAAGAACATGATTATTGCGAGTTCCATACACCGTAATAAAAAGAATATAATAAATCGTATGAAACGTTCTAAATTGTATTTGATTCCAGCATTATTGATGGCTGGATTGTTATTCTCTTCCTGCGATAACGATATTCCGGAACCAGATGATGGAAACGGGGATGAAGTTTCAGAGAGTTATGTTATTGCCGCGTTGGATGGAACTACTACTGTTGCCAATTACCTATTAACTTCCGGTGGGCTGGATAACGGCACAATTACAACCAAGGATAATAATAATGCACATGAGACAGATCCCGGGACTTACTGGGTATATTACCAGGATAAATATTTATTCCGTTTAGTATATAACCAAGGAAATGCGGGTATCAGTTCTTCCTATATTCTGGACGGTCAGGGAAAGGTGAAAGAGCGTAACAACACGTATGAAATAAAGCGGTTTACCTCTTACGGAACTTATAAAGACTATATCATCACTTCTTCGACAAACGATTTAGGTACAGATCTTGCCGATGAAAATGGTTATCTGCCAAAAGGGTTCCAGTTCTCTTATCTCGATGTGGAGAAAGAAACCTATAACTCTAATCAACAAGTAATGCTGGCTGAGAACTACTTGGGTAACGGTGAATTTATTACCCTGGCAGGCCTCCTTGAATCCGGTAATAAAATCTATTCGGCACCGATCCCTATGGGATTGAGCCAATACGGAGTGAAAGCCGAAGGTGGAAAATATGTGAAATATCCCGAACTGGTGAAAACGGAAGACGGCGGATCTGCCAGTAGTGCATACAAAAAAGGAGAACTGCAATGGACGCAATATCCCAATGAAGCATGGATCGCCATTTATGACAACGAGAAAATGGAAAATCCGAAATTGATCAAGACCGATAAGATCAGTTATGCTACCGGGCGCCATCGGTCTCAGTATTATCAGATGGTATGGGCGGCCGATAACGGAGATGTGTATGTCTTCTCACCCAGTTTTGCCAAGACGATGAAGGACAATGTACAGAAGACTACTTTGCCTGCAGGTGTGGTCCGTATTAAAGCGGGAGCCGAAGAGTTTGACAGTGACTACTATTATAATCTAGAAGCGCAAACCAATGGTAACTCTTTTCTGCGTACCTGGCATATCGGCGACGATTATTTCCTGTTGCTGATGTATGATGAGCCGTTCCACGATAACTTTGATGCTACTAATACGCCTGCATCACGTTTGGCTATCTTTAAAGGTGAAACCGGAAAGCTCACTTATGTAACCGGCTTGCCCGATCCCGATAAGATCAAGGGATTTGCCAATACTCCCTACGTGGAAAATGGAACGACCTATATTGCAGTTACTACTACCGACGGCGTTTCTCCAGCAGTGTACAGCATCAATCCGCAAACAGCGACAGCAACCAAAGGACTTACGGTACAAGCCACTGAAATTGCTGCTATCGGTAAACTGAAAGTGTCAGGTAACTGATACCGGCATACATATTTTTATTATTCCTCCCGCTTTTGTGATTTGAACGAATGGCGGGGGGAATAGTTATATTCAGAGAATCTGTATGATATGAAGACCATTCTTCTCTTATTACTTCTTTTTACTATTTATCCTGTTCAGGGACAACCGAGCCAGGTGATAACCCCTATTGAAGAATCTGCAAAACAGTTATTTGATTTGGAACAACATGACTTGATTTACAACGAGAGAGAATATCGTCTCTATATAGCACAACCGTCTGGTAGCGGGCAGACTTCCCATCCGGTACTTTATATGCTGGATGGGAACGGCCAGTTTCCCATGCTGATAAATGCCGTAGACGAAGTTTCGGAAAATACCCCGCTTATTGTGGGTATTGGCTATCCTTCGTTACAGGCATACCCTAAAGAGCGTACCCGGGATTATACGATCCCCATTGAAGGAAATGTCGAGGGAGGAGGGGCCGAAGATTTTTACAGATTTATTGTTGATAAAGTAAAGCCTTTTATTGAAGCGAATTATGCTATGGATACCACACGCCAGACATTGTGCGGACATTCTCATGGAGGGCTTTTTACACTTTATGTGATGTTTAATCACACCCGGAGTTTTCAACATTATCTGGCTGCCAGTCCGTCTATCTGGTGGGGAGAGGGGGCAATAGTGCCGGAACACAGACCACTCTTTTCTCATATTCCTCATTCAGTGACTATTACACTGGGAGAGTATGAGGAGAATCCCGGTTTGGATCCGTCCAGAAAGAATTTAGCACCGGAGATATTGAGAAAAAAAGAGCAGCGAAAGGGTGGTATCTCTTCCCGGGAGCTGGCTGTGATCATTGCAGAAGAAGTTCCGGACTGCCGTTTTATTCTGTTCGAAGGTAAAAATCATGGCAGTTCAATCCCGGAATTCCTTAAAGAGGCGGTGCGTGTTGCAGGAGAATAATTTCAAATTTAAGATTTAAGATTTAAGATTCAAAATTTAAGATTTCACTACGTTGATTATTAATTCAGAATTTTGCAATTCATTGGTAATTAGTAATTATTAATTAGTAATTAATTTACAAACAATATATTATCCGGTATATGCAACCCTTTTTCAACATGAGAGCATTGGACAAATTGGCTGATACAAGCCAGGGATAATGCCGATGGCTTTATTTCAACGGTCATATCTGTTGGTTTGTTCGGATTCTTTTTTTTGCTACGCATAACTTGCCTTCTGATTTATCTGGTAAGATTAGAACGCTTGCAAAGACCCTTTATTGTAACAGGTTGAAAAAAAACGCAAAAAACACTTTTCATCAAACCATTTTACATATCTTTGCTGTGATTTAATTATAAAAAAGAATGAAAATGAGAAAACTAGTTTATCTTTTTATTGCTGTTGGCGCACTTTTGTCGTGTCAGAATAACAATAAATATACAATCAAGGGTACTGTAGCCGGTGACGCTTATGAAGGAACCAACGTTTATTTGCAGCAAATGACGGAGAATGCAATGGTGGCAACTGATACGGCTATTATCCAAAATGGGGCTTTCTCTTTCTCGGGAATGGCCGATACCACGGGGCTTCGTTTTATCGCACTGGATGAGACTGTAAATCCGCAACAGGAAAGCAGAATACCGGTATTGGTAGAACCGGGCAAACTGGAAGTGACTTTCGATACCGTAGTTACTGTAAAAGGTACAAAAATAAATGATGCTTATACCAATTTCAGGTTGCAACAAAGAGAACTGGTACAAAATATCAGAGGTATTATAGGACAATTCAACAGCGAAAATGCAGCAGGTACAATGACTGAAGAGCGGGATGCCGAATTGCAACAATCTTACGAAGAAATCAGTAAGCAATTGACCGATCTCAATTTCAATTTTATCAAGGATAATATTGATAATAAACTGGGAGAATTTGTTTTTCAAAACTCTTCTTCCATGTTTGAGGCAGAACAGCAAAAAGAAATCCTTGATCTTGC
This window of the Proteiniphilum saccharofermentans genome carries:
- a CDS encoding MotA/TolQ/ExbB proton channel family protein; this translates as MEVISKTLFWVANSLLIPDIIILLFLFGRSLLLIGSFYDQFMTKRKNDKAIGNRIKELSNFSMDELKAVIPKNDNSLFIKYLRDLLTTPPSEAYSDFLISNFENEADKDLALSKMLAKMGPVLGLIGTLIAMSPALVGLSTGDISGMAYNMQVVFATTVVGLVVSAIGLVTLQTKQRWYAKDVNNLDYVSRILTEKNN
- a CDS encoding DUF2149 domain-containing protein, which encodes MSRKRRISKFSGEEDTDPLSVIVNLFDVAMVFAVALMVAMVMHMNMTEIFTQEDYTIVKNPGKDNMEIITKEGNKINKYTPSDDQSSGSKGRRVGVAYELENGEIIYVPE
- a CDS encoding TonB-dependent receptor, coding for MNQLKSLYVRLTGIIVFIFFFHSLFAQQDRQAVIRGSVKDSKGDPVEFATVYIKETQQGTQSDIKGDFLLQVAPGSYTFCVQMMGYETHEQPITVQPGGRMTISVELAEKRYALQEVVIEAKSSVQRINESAYNAVALDATVQHNLTTNLSGMLNKVSGVRIRETGGVGSEMQVMMDGFSGKHVKVFIDGVPQEGVGASFGLNNIPVNYAERIEVYKGVVPVEFGTDAIGGVINIVTRKGFNRKWHLDASYSYGSFNTHKSYFNFGQTFDNGLTYEVNAFQNYSDNNYYVDTPVKEFLPDGGSSTDRSKIEHVKRFHDTFHNEAISGKVGLVDKPWADRLIFGVTYSQVYKELQTGVRQEIVFGGKYRKGHSVMPSLEYRKRNMFVDGLDVTLTANYNKNNTHNVDTSSYEFNWRGEKRLRTGTPGEQSYMHLRSDNNNWNGTVSARYRLKDIHSFTFNHIINSFRRSNRSLLTPGSGPDPIPKETQKNVSGLSYQLMPNDRWNASLFGKYYYQYVAGPIATSSSLDEIVRATKTISTTGYGAAGTYFIMDNLQAKISYEKVYRLPTNNEMFGDEDLETGDIAIKPENSHNINFNVSLDESFDKHAIYLEGGLIYRDIKDYIQRNITGLGGGRYGAAYVNHGKVLTKGYTLTARYNFSNLLSVGGNFTEINTRDNVATTITGSPSNTYKARMPNVPYLFANADITFYRHDLGAKGNVLTVSYDNFYVKSFPLYSEALGSSESKSVVPTQFSHNVSVSYSLKEGRYNISFECQNLTDEKLYDNFSLQKAGRAFYGKLRVSL
- a CDS encoding DUF4374 domain-containing protein, with amino-acid sequence MKRSKLYLIPALLMAGLLFSSCDNDIPEPDDGNGDEVSESYVIAALDGTTTVANYLLTSGGLDNGTITTKDNNNAHETDPGTYWVYYQDKYLFRLVYNQGNAGISSSYILDGQGKVKERNNTYEIKRFTSYGTYKDYIITSSTNDLGTDLADENGYLPKGFQFSYLDVEKETYNSNQQVMLAENYLGNGEFITLAGLLESGNKIYSAPIPMGLSQYGVKAEGGKYVKYPELVKTEDGGSASSAYKKGELQWTQYPNEAWIAIYDNEKMENPKLIKTDKISYATGRHRSQYYQMVWAADNGDVYVFSPSFAKTMKDNVQKTTLPAGVVRIKAGAEEFDSDYYYNLEAQTNGNSFLRTWHIGDDYFLLLMYDEPFHDNFDATNTPASRLAIFKGETGKLTYVTGLPDPDKIKGFANTPYVENGTTYIAVTTTDGVSPAVYSINPQTATATKGLTVQATEIAAIGKLKVSGN
- a CDS encoding alpha/beta hydrolase — encoded protein: MKTILLLLLLFTIYPVQGQPSQVITPIEESAKQLFDLEQHDLIYNEREYRLYIAQPSGSGQTSHPVLYMLDGNGQFPMLINAVDEVSENTPLIVGIGYPSLQAYPKERTRDYTIPIEGNVEGGGAEDFYRFIVDKVKPFIEANYAMDTTRQTLCGHSHGGLFTLYVMFNHTRSFQHYLAASPSIWWGEGAIVPEHRPLFSHIPHSVTITLGEYEENPGLDPSRKNLAPEILRKKEQRKGGISSRELAVIIAEEVPDCRFILFEGKNHGSSIPEFLKEAVRVAGE
- a CDS encoding TlpA disulfide reductase family protein, giving the protein MRKLVYLFIAVGALLSCQNNNKYTIKGTVAGDAYEGTNVYLQQMTENAMVATDTAIIQNGAFSFSGMADTTGLRFIALDETVNPQQESRIPVLVEPGKLEVTFDTVVTVKGTKINDAYTNFRLQQRELVQNIRGIIGQFNSENAAGTMTEERDAELQQSYEEISKQLTDLNFNFIKDNIDNKLGEFVFQNSSSMFEAEQQKEILDLASEEFKSTERIQRVIKRLENLENVAVGKKFVDFTLKDTEGNDISLSDYAGKGNYVLVDFWAAWCGPCRQEMPNVVAAYDKYKAKGFEVVGVSLDQEHDRWVQGIKDLNMTWPQMSDLQYWDSPIVDLYAIQGIPHTVLLDKEGKIIEKNLRGEALDAKLAELMP